DNA from Clarias gariepinus isolate MV-2021 ecotype Netherlands chromosome 11, CGAR_prim_01v2, whole genome shotgun sequence:
CCAATATTGCAACTGCATACTGCCATGCCAATAaacacaagagagaaaaaagcgCCCGTCTGTCAACTCTCagtcacgcacacacacacacacacacacacacacacacacacaatcactctctCTGCTAGACAAGAGTTTTTTAGATTGTATATTTCTGAGCATAACTGTAAGCACTTGAGGAAGTGCCAGCAGTAAGGATAATATGAATGTTAATGCAAGGTTCAAATATTTTGATTTTGTGTCAAGGTCTGTGTGCTAACCAGCGGAGCTGCTGCAGCTCAAGTGTGCGGGGTCATCCAGCAGGGCCAGACTGTCCTGGACAACCCTCTCTGCCTCCTCCACTGCTGCCCTCAGAGCCGCCCAACGTACAGAAACAATCTCACTCTCCAGTGCTTGTTCACGACTCTCCTACACAGACGGTCAGAAAAGGACAAACTCAAACGTCTTGCCAATCTATGCTTCCTGTAAAACTAAAATGGTAAATGGACTctgtgcaaaagacttgagccaccctacatttctttatattacaaTACATTAAATGATGATGTGGATTAAATTAAtgggaataaatgttttactgtgacaggctgcattGTGCCTAAAgcacaaaagttaaaaaattggttgtttaaatAACCTAagcagcaatctcatttcccctctcgtctgttccaaacactcagcattcagcatcaccagtatactaatgaccggcctgatcatctgtcatcatctgcaccagtttctcaatgctttttaatgctttaacgATGCCACAGGTCACTGTGTGACAAAGAACAGCTGAAACTTgccaggtacagggactggacttaaaatgagaggtaaaaaaaatagtcaCAAAAACATTGCTCAGAaaacctggagaactattccccacttcattacattaaacatacaagaaagtctgactcttaaagcaaaaaaagaagaaatgaggggtgtatcaagacttttgcacaggatTGTAAAGCTCAACACATAGCCAGTTTTTCACCTTCTCATTGAGCTGATTCTGTAGAGCTTCAGCAGCCTTTACGCCACTCTCCCTTTCGCTCGTCAGACTGCTCTGCACTCGCTCCAATTCTGCCCCCAGGCCTGCCAACTCCGTGTCCTTCTGTGACACAGTCTCCACAAGCCCTGCCTTCTCAGTCTCCAGAGCAGCCAGCTGCAGCGTGAGCTCCTCACTTGACTGAAgacgagagaaaaaaacaaaaaacattttaaacctaGATTATGTTTTACCTCAATggatactattaataataacctATAACTTACTATTAAGTTAACTTAAAAGTTAAAGTCAAAGTTAAagtttaaacttaaattaaGGTCCTAAATGAAACATTACCTTCTGTATTTCCGAAACACTGGTAAAtcctataaaataaatgtgggaACACTTGATCCCGGACTTGTTTGTTatgatacacacatacacctgaGCTATAACTTGATCCTTGGGAATTTATTTGTCCCTTACAGACCAGACTACTGAAAAGCACTAAGGTAAGGAAAATCTTGTTCCACACACAATATCAAATTATCCAGAGGTTTGCTACAGGTTAGCTAAAAGGTGACAAAAAATGGATTGGCGAGTGTTACATCTGAACCTGGAGCTCATTTTGAGGAGCATTCAGCTGCCGTGCATTTCTCAGATTATTCAGTGGCAGCTGTCTCACTTGTCACTGCTTCACTCTTCTAGAGTGACAGCCACAACAAGGATGCTGTGATGACTAAGCTAAACTGCTCCCAAAAGCTTGCAGCAGAAATTTCAGCAGGCGTAATGACATGTTTAAGAAAACGTAAATGAGTGATGGAGAGGATGTGAAAAGAAGAGCAGGATCCCACCTTCTGGGAGGACGCCATGCTGGCTTTGAGGGTTTCTAGCTCTGTTCTGCTGGTAACTAGGTCAGCCTGGAGCACTTGGAGCTGCTCTGCTTGGGTTTTCTcctacacacagacaaacagagcCATGAGACATGAATGCAAGGATACTAGCAGACATGCAGGGATTCTGGGTTCCTGTGAGTGTATTCAGACATGCATCTATGTCCAACCTTTTGGACGACTGCCTCCTGAGCTGCCTTCAGTCGCTCCTCCATTTCCCTCCTCACAGTCTCCACCTCACCCTGGGCTGCCCGAACGACCGTCATTTGCCGAGTCACTTCTGCAttctaaaacacaaacacaagcagcCAGTATAACTAGAACATTAAAATACTGAATGTTCTgatttgtccattttttttaataaaacatgactTCCTACCTTCCTCAGGAGGTCAGCATGGTTCTGAACCAGCTCAGTGTACTTCTCCTTTAACTTTGTGTAGCGCTGCTCATTCGCCTGGgcttttcctgcaagaatgcacacacacacacacaaaaaaattagagacagagagagactaacacacacaggtcCAGTTAGTCCAGTCTTTACTAAAAGTGAAAGTCTGATCAGATCGCTCCAATTTCACCCATACTATAttccattttgttttaatacattCTAAAATAATACgttgggtgttcaagtcaaaccaggacttttaatgACGCAAAATACACAGTAGTTATAAGACTAAAAACTCCTTTTATATCTCTATAGAATCCCTTGATACacaaatgcacttatcccattgTGCTTGGATGTCATCAAAGCAGAAAGTTTACTTGGAGCCATGGTCAGACTGCCTGATTCCCATATGAAACCATATTGGCCTCAcagaaactcctttaatagcccaaatatgtggaaatggcttagagcAAGCAATAAGTCCCAGCCAAGTGACTTCCATGTGCAAGTGGCGTTTGCAAATGACTGTGTAAATTGACGGTGCCCACAGACAGACACGTCTAttccacaagttggcgacaagttatcagtcaattttcaaggatcaggcaatccacttgctgaatgttgaACATCTAACTGCAGTGGAACATGACCATCTTtgaaacatttgcaccatttagatggtttactgcggctaagagtctcatcactgtacttgaagtcttctgtaaatgtcaatcacttttatggCCTCGTTGATaagaaatttaatcacaagGGCAGGTCTGAATTAAACGCCACTTAAACACCACATaaattttgtgttattactGTCTGCTTCAATACAAAGTTCAATTAGGTTATTAAAGGTTACAGCGCGACAGTAAAGCCCCCCCAGCTGTAAAATGGATCTTCTTTTAGGTAAAAGTGCAGCTTTGTGTGTTTATGGCCAAAAAGAGTTTTGGGAAACTGTCGCTGGTGTAAAAGTGGTTGCTCTTCCCTCGGCCATGTGACCCAGGTTTTCTGCTGGTGGAATGGCAGGATGGTTTGTCTGCCTgtcctttttagttatgctttaATTGCTGGACATGCTGGAGTCCCCGCTTACACTCTGACCACAATGTACACCCTTTTAAACCACTTTATGAAAAGAAGCCATCATGGCCAATAGtcaactctctctctgtcttctgAGAGAGTACATACACTCCCTTGCCCTTACACCTTTTACAATATGATAATCCCGTAAAACACACTTACATCTGCtcaattttattcttttacagCTGTTTAATGTACAATTTACAATTGTACCTCTCATTGTTAGTCAGGGTGATGGTTTAATGGGTTCTCTTCTcaggtctggttcctctcaaggtcaGCAAGGTTTTCACTGCGCCTTAGAAACCTAAATCTATATCCCGATTACTGTGAAGCCTGATTCTAATATATATGGAAACAGGTTGTGTGTCTTTTACATTTCAAATACAACGCGTTAGCTAAATCATGAATACTACTTAGCTAATTCCACAAGCTTATGTTTTACTGGAGAAAGCCTGACTAACTGAACACTTTCAGTTGTGTTCAATTCCTGTCACTAACATGATAACAATAGTTAATTCAACTCAGGCTTTCGGTAGATGGCTTTGCTTTCAATTTACAGGGCAATAACAATGGGCTCTGCTGTGCATTGTTAGGCACAAGCTTCAAACAAGCTCACACAGAGCCTTAAACCATGCTGTTAATAGgctaagaataaaaacaaaacgttACATTGCTTGATGTAGAAAAATGACTGTcaccagacagacacacacattgtcCGTTTAAGAGcgcatttttttcttgtttgcttTAAGTGATAccacaatatatactgtactaatcAGAGTCAGTCGTAGAAAGTTTATGTaacttggaaaacaaaaaatctcATGTTGTGGTGCCAAGACactacatgaaaatattagagTGAATTATAAAATGGTGGAAAAGCCAAGTGCTAGAAGATAAAACGTTTTAGTACTTGTCAGTCATTTCTTCTGGTCACGTAGGTTCTAGGGCTTACGGTTTTATGAAAGATACCTTTACAATTTCCTAGCAATTGATCAATGGGCTGCAACAATCAGGGTCACAGGGTTATTTTTTCCGGGGAATCACATGGAGAGGTCAGTGACCATTAACTTTTTGACGTTCTCAGACAGTGAGTGCATCACGAGTGTCACTTTGCAAAATGAAGCAGCAGAGTCTTACTTTCGAACTCAGTCAAGCTCCGCTGCTCCTTCTCCGTGTCCTCTTTGACCCTGCGTAGGTCGTCCAGCTCTGCCCTGAGGAACTCGCTCTCGCTCAGCGCCTGCTGCCTGAGGTGGCTCTGCTCGGCTAACTCCGCCTCTAGTTCATTCACACGCCCCCGCAGGGCCTGGCACAGACAGCCACTCTAAGGTAGTCAGAACAGAGCAATAATGAGCATAAACGCATTCcaaagacacacaaaaaaactctCTTCCTTCTTGCTTTTTGGTCCTTTGACTTTTCTGTGATTAAACATGTTCCACACTCTTTTTCCACACATTACTTTTCTACCTTTCTGCATTTCGCTAACCTCAAGTCTGAATGACTCCAACTCTTCTTTCAGGGCTTGGAGCTCTGCAGTCAACTGCTCGATGATTCTGTCTCTgaggaaatagaaaaatatactaGAACTCAGAGATGCAGCTTGTAATGAAGCCATGATTCGACCCACGCTCAGAATATTTGAAGAGAAACAATGATACAGTCTGTACACACGGAGGCGGTTTTCCCAGAGACAGACATAACCTGGCTCTAGCCCAAATATGGGATTCCCAAACTATGAGCCCACAATAACAGAAATGCCATGGCAAAATTACACATGCATTCTTAgcattttaacttttattgtAAGGCACCATTTGAAAGCagatttatgaaattatttttctaaaatactTTAGGTTATAACAATCAaacttttagtttgtgtgtctgGCAATTACTAGACCAAATATTTTACACAGATTCTAAATAGCTGTtccacattttacacacagcactGAAACTTGACTAGCTGTATTTGTTTAAGAAAAGCTGTCATCACTGCAGATTTGTCCTCTGAACTGTAgcttatttgtgtttttaataaaatctttggAAAATAGTAAGTAACATTATCTTATTTACCAGGATAAAGCAATTAATAAAGAGGCTATCATTGCATATATCAactggagaaagaaaaacagtttaagtGATGCTttttaagaatataataataataataataataataataataataaaagacttCAATATCAAAAAATGTTACATGAAGTAAGGGGGCACattcattaaattatattacatcCATTTATTCTGGAATAAAAAAGGCAAACAGCCTTAAAATGTGGTGctatgttttaattgtttgacGTAACCACCcccttaaaacaataaaactatgaaatattgTCTTACTTATCGTCCTTGCGCATGCCATTCTGACTGTTAAAGTTGAAGGGATCGGTGGTAGCTGAGGTGCCAAAGAGGTCATCAAACCTGCTCTCCACTTCACTCTACAtcaacagatacaaacagataTACACACAGCTCCATTAAGTCCATAATAACTGTCGGTTGTTCTTGACTTTGTGTAAAAATGGGGACCAAAATGGGACATGCACAATTGCCACTAGAAGACTTAAGGGTGGGCAAATCACTAGCAAATTAAAAAGCTTAAAAACTActctctaatatatatatataaagaaaaaaataaataaatcgctTATGTCAAACAGTGCACTTAGAAATGTTCCTacattcactattaaacactgCTATAATTTTTACAGTCCAtgttttatgatgcaacttcaccaagcatttaagtaaTCCCTGCTCACAGTCATTCATGTTTTgcctgaccacatttctttcccTGAAgctgatggttcagcactatcctcctatagttttaataatgcattggacaattcttaatccaattccagtaattttagcaatatccttagttgttttctttgcttgttgcaggtcaataatttgacccttttaaaacacattaacatctTTTCCACAACCACAGGACATGCCTTCTGAAATGGGCGTTTAAAACACGAGATTTACTCACTGCCTCAGTTAGTTtaaagtattgtttttttttctgaaatgtattaattactgcagtaaagATCCAACTAAAGGCTCCTGATTTGACCTTTTTTTGTGCCTAACAAGACAGCAAGGTGCAGTACGTGTAATGCCCTGTCACAGCTCCAAGGCCCTGGGATTTATCCTGAGCTCAGATTTCTGTATGTTCTCTCCATTTTTGTACGGGTGTCTTCCTCTCTGGTCTTCTTCCGCTTTCTAAATATATGTAGGTAAGGAAAGTGCCATGATAAACTGCCCACAGGTGGAAATAAGCATGTTAATGTGTGTGCACTTGGTGAGCTGCAACGGGCTGCAATCCCAACCTTGTGCATTTCTCCTGTCTTGTGTCTAATGTTAATGGGATTCAGTTTCATTCCATGAGGAATCTAGTTCCTGAAAAACTATCCAAAATGGCCTTAATTTAGGCCTGATAATTTAGTTTCCCCatgagtgtgtgcgagtgtaaAGTACCGGCAGGGATGGAAtatccgtgtccacgagttcaTCTGTCTCCACCATGTGCTCGCTCTCAGGGGACGAGGCCTCAGCTGGGATCACCACCACCGGACTGATGTGCTCAGACAGAGCTGAAGCACGCAGGAAGTTTGGTGGATTCTGCAGAGAGTCgcagacaaaaaaagagaagtcgTCACCGGTTGGTTCTCACAGAGGGGGCAAAAACAGCTTCTGTGTCTGAGGATTATGAAATACCTTGCTACTAGATTTTAAAGATGGCCTTACCTCAGGAAGCTGTGGAATCTGAATCAGTCTTTTAAAATACTGCAGGTTACTGGAACGGTAGAACAGACTCTTCAGCCTGAAGAGGCGTGAGAGAGAGTAGGAGAgttcatttaaatgaaagtgTTAGCCAAAGAAGTGTAGCTTTGTTCTGAATGAGAGGGACTCACTTTTTAAACTGCTCATGGAAGCGATCTCTGTGCCCCTGCAGTGTCTCTGCTGGAAGACCTGAACAGGAAGAGGAATCAGAATGCAACAGACAGAGACGGATGGTTTGCATGTAAAGCCTATTTATAAGAACGTAACCCTAAAGcaggtaaataaatattaaactgaattcCACAGGAATAAGAAAAAAGGGGGCTTAATGAAACCGTGGTTAAGGTTAGTTTTATCTAGGAATTATCTAGTGATTAATTAGCATTAGATTAATTAACAATCAGAAGTTCTCACTTACAAGAATGGAGCTTGAAGAGTAGCTTGACTGTGTAGTCGTACAGATGACTGCTATCCAGAATGACTTGGATCAGAGGAGCGAGGCGACACTGACCCGCCGCCGTCACCGACACTGACCGCGACATATCCAACGAGCTGAACACTGATACAGacgcacaacacacacacacagacataatgCAATGTTTGCAAGGGAAATAAGTCTCATTTAAGCATACTTAAAACAGCAATGTTTAtagaaatgtgaataaataaaagtatatacATGGTTATTTATTTCAGATATCTTTGGAGACATTTCATGTCCATAACTGCTCCAGTTCTTCAACCATATTACACTATTTATATTCATCACcatgtctctctcgctctccctctctcgctctcccctGTATCTTTCCCTTTCATCTTTCCCTTTTCCTTACTGACTCCCTCCCTCTGATTCAGGTCCTACGAGACGCCATTTGCTTGCTGAACAGGAGGTGTGGCTTCCTGTCCCTGGAATTAGACACacacgcgcatgcacacaccACTGCATCAGGGCCAAAGCAGGCATACCTCAACCCTCTCGtcaaacagtacacacaatcaGCAGCCCCAAATCCAGATACTacccaacatacacacacaagctctaTACGTTTGACCTCTTTGCATCAATTAGACGGAGTCTGAACTGTGTAACTCACCAGCAAGGAACAGATTCAGCTCACACTCCAGGTAGTCAAACATCTCCACCGTCAACTGGAAGCTATAATTCAAAAAGAAGAAAGGACATGTTGAAAGGAATGTCATAATCTGACTCCCTCTCTGAGTgagaaaagcagctttacaaaaggCTGAGCTTTTCAGTTTCCATATCCTGAAGCTAAGAAGCGAGAACTCGACAGgtcaaaaactaataaataaactaaaataaacaaataaatagcaCCATTGTTACATTCAGTATACGCAACAAAACTCACAAGTTATTGACGTCGTTTTCGCCTGCCTCTTCGAGCTGCCTGTTTGACATCTGAAGGTTGCCAGGGAAACGAGGATTCTAGAGTAGTGGATGGGAATAGTGCGTGTAGGTATTCGGTTATACAGCACAAAACATTACTTCATTATAGATCACCCAGCAGGCCATCGCGTTTTGAAACACTACTACATCTTTTTTATCTTGAACAAATGTGGAAAACAATTAGACCTGTGTCACTCACTTTGATGTGAAACTCCATTTTGGTGATGAGTAGTTTGAGGTAGATGCTACAAAGCTTCCCATAACCTTCACTCAGGTGGCTCTGTGACATGCAAAGAccagagagaagaagaaaaataattaagtgGATTTGAGAAGAACAACAGCTCAACAGATAGCAACTTCCTCTGGATGGAATATAATAAAGGATGCAGTTCACAGGAAACATTATTCCTGACTCGAAACATTAATCACACCATCAGCAAATAGCCGGCAAAAACTAGGAAGGCGACTATAAGTGTCCCCATTTAAAAATGAGTGTTAAGCATGTTCCTTCCTCCCTATCCTTCCTGCAGGCTAGCTAAGCAAATTTGCCACTAATACTTCCTAACTGTAATAAGACACAGCAGagctacagagaaaaaaaaatgaaacacaacAGGCTGGGCAAAGCTAGGATCAGTATTAGGGTTGATGATCATGGCTGTCAGTAAGAAGAAGGTAGTGGAACATTGTGCTGAAGTGAAATGGATGATGTCGTCATTTGCtaattaaaacttttgtt
Protein-coding regions in this window:
- the hip1 gene encoding huntingtin-interacting protein 1 isoform X1 — protein: MDRMKSSMQQVPNPLPKVLSRRAGGANSLEVERENFERSQAVSINKAINTQEVAVKEKHARTCILGTHHEKGAQTFWAAINRLPISSNAVLCWKFCHVFHKLLRDGHPNVIKDSVRNKGDLNDMSRMWSHLSEGYGKLCSIYLKLLITKMEFHIKNPRFPGNLQMSNRQLEEAGENDVNNFFQLTVEMFDYLECELNLFLAVFSSLDMSRSVSVTAAGQCRLAPLIQVILDSSHLYDYTVKLLFKLHSCLPAETLQGHRDRFHEQFKKLKSLFYRSSNLQYFKRLIQIPQLPENPPNFLRASALSEHISPVVVIPAEASSPESEHMVETDELVDTDIPSLPSEVESRFDDLFGTSATTDPFNFNSQNGMRKDDKDRIIEQLTAELQALKEELESFRLESGCLCQALRGRVNELEAELAEQSHLRQQALSESEFLRAELDDLRRVKEDTEKEQRSLTEFERKAQANEQRYTKLKEKYTELVQNHADLLRKNAEVTRQMTVVRAAQGEVETVRREMEERLKAAQEAVVQKEKTQAEQLQVLQADLVTSRTELETLKASMASSQKSSEELTLQLAALETEKAGLVETVSQKDTELAGLGAELERVQSSLTSERESGVKAAEALQNQLNEKESREQALESEIVSVRWAALRAAVEEAERVVQDSLALLDDPAHLSCSSSADYLVLRCQTALECVDRLQSAKDSFASDRTDVSELVRAVAQLAHLVGDTIAQGSATAHMVSVEQADALTSCVKTCGTEALTLIAQLKEQDTLATAGSSGLRAALGSVLDTAQKLRPRGLELQQGELGDLVEQEMAATSAAVESAVSRIEEMLNKSRAVDSGVKMEVNERILASCTDLMQAIKVLVLASKDLQRDIVEGGRGAATIKEFYAKNSRWTEGLISASKAVGWGATVMVDAADLVVQGKGKFEELMVCSHEIAASTAQLVAASKVKADKDSPNLARLQQASKGVTQATARVVASTKSGKSQIEETDTMDFSSMTLTQIKRKEMDSQVRVLELETQLQKERERLGELRKKHYELAGVAEGWGEEQEGTG
- the hip1 gene encoding huntingtin-interacting protein 1 isoform X2; translation: MDLSKMAVSINKAINTQEVAVKEKHARTCILGTHHEKGAQTFWAAINRLPISSNAVLCWKFCHVFHKLLRDGHPNVIKDSVRNKGDLNDMSRMWSHLSEGYGKLCSIYLKLLITKMEFHIKNPRFPGNLQMSNRQLEEAGENDVNNFFQLTVEMFDYLECELNLFLAVFSSLDMSRSVSVTAAGQCRLAPLIQVILDSSHLYDYTVKLLFKLHSCLPAETLQGHRDRFHEQFKKLKSLFYRSSNLQYFKRLIQIPQLPENPPNFLRASALSEHISPVVVIPAEASSPESEHMVETDELVDTDIPSLPSEVESRFDDLFGTSATTDPFNFNSQNGMRKDDKDRIIEQLTAELQALKEELESFRLESGCLCQALRGRVNELEAELAEQSHLRQQALSESEFLRAELDDLRRVKEDTEKEQRSLTEFERKAQANEQRYTKLKEKYTELVQNHADLLRKNAEVTRQMTVVRAAQGEVETVRREMEERLKAAQEAVVQKEKTQAEQLQVLQADLVTSRTELETLKASMASSQKSSEELTLQLAALETEKAGLVETVSQKDTELAGLGAELERVQSSLTSERESGVKAAEALQNQLNEKESREQALESEIVSVRWAALRAAVEEAERVVQDSLALLDDPAHLSCSSSADYLVLRCQTALECVDRLQSAKDSFASDRTDVSELVRAVAQLAHLVGDTIAQGSATAHMVSVEQADALTSCVKTCGTEALTLIAQLKEQDTLATAGSSGLRAALGSVLDTAQKLRPRGLELQQGELGDLVEQEMAATSAAVESAVSRIEEMLNKSRAVDSGVKMEVNERILASCTDLMQAIKVLVLASKDLQRDIVEGGRGAATIKEFYAKNSRWTEGLISASKAVGWGATVMVDAADLVVQGKGKFEELMVCSHEIAASTAQLVAASKVKADKDSPNLARLQQASKGVTQATARVVASTKSGKSQIEETDTMDFSSMTLTQIKRKEMDSQVRVLELETQLQKERERLGELRKKHYELAGVAEGWGEEQEGTG